A genomic region of Hydrogenovibrio crunogenus contains the following coding sequences:
- a CDS encoding cupin domain-containing protein, protein MSDLSEALNMDFTQKVVVETEKLAWVGSRADNVLRKPLEREFAESGRATSIVQFFPGASFPAHQHGLGEEILVLEGVFSDENGDYPAGTYLRNPPGSIHSPHSKEGCVIFVKLEQFSPEDTEQVVLDTNQAAMQPGIGNLEVLSLHSFQTEHSALVYWPPGEKFQPHHHWGGEEILVLKGEFIDEHGRYPKGTWIRSPHLSLHDPYVEEETLIYVKTGHL, encoded by the coding sequence ATGTCCGACCTATCTGAAGCACTTAATATGGATTTCACCCAAAAAGTGGTTGTGGAGACCGAAAAGTTGGCTTGGGTCGGTAGTCGTGCAGACAATGTATTGCGCAAACCACTGGAAAGGGAATTTGCTGAATCGGGCAGGGCGACCAGCATCGTTCAATTCTTTCCTGGTGCCAGTTTTCCAGCACATCAACATGGTTTAGGTGAAGAAATCTTAGTGTTAGAAGGCGTTTTTTCTGATGAAAATGGTGATTATCCCGCCGGCACTTATCTACGCAATCCTCCTGGTTCAATTCATTCGCCGCACTCTAAAGAAGGGTGTGTCATCTTTGTGAAACTGGAACAGTTCTCTCCAGAAGACACCGAGCAGGTGGTATTGGATACCAATCAAGCCGCGATGCAGCCGGGAATCGGTAATTTAGAAGTGTTAAGTTTGCATAGCTTTCAGACCGAACATTCTGCGCTGGTATATTGGCCGCCGGGTGAAAAGTTCCAACCGCATCATCATTGGGGGGGCGAAGAGATTTTGGTTTTGAAAGGCGAGTTTATTGACGAGCATGGCCGTTATCCAAAAGGCACATGGATTCGAAGCCCACACTTAAGTTTGCATGACCCTTATGTAGAAGAAGAAACTTTGATTTACGTCAAAACAGGACATTTGTAA